The proteins below are encoded in one region of Halichoerus grypus chromosome X, mHalGry1.hap1.1, whole genome shotgun sequence:
- the GSPT2 gene encoding eukaryotic peptide chain release factor GTP-binding subunit ERF3B, producing MDPGSSSSDSAPDCWDQVDMEAPGSAPSGDRASSAVAEAQREHLSSAFSRQLNVNAKPFVPNVHAAEFVPSFLRGSAQPQTPPADITSIDETCTGAGDPQGKRLGRGAPVEHSKEEQLVLHEGSNSAVTMELSEPVVENGEVEMILEESWEHNKEVSEAEPGGSSLGDSGPPEESGQEMMEKEEMRKSKSVFVPSGAPKKEHVNVVFIGHVDAGKSTIGGQIMFLTGMVDKRTLEKYEREAKEKNRETWYLSWALDTNQEERDKGKTVEVGRAYFETEKKHFTILDAPGHKSFVPNMIGGASQADLAVLVISARKGEFETGFEKGGQTREHAMLAKTAGVKHLVVLINKMDDPTVNWSSERYEECKEKLVPFLKKVGFSPKKDIHFMPCSGLTGANIKEQSDFCPWYTGLPFIPYLDNMPNFNRSIDGPIRLPIVDKYKDMGTVVLGKLESGSIFKGQQLVMMPNKHNVEVLGILSDDAETDYVAPGENLKIRLKGIEEEEILPGFILCDPNNLCHSGRTFDVQIVIIEHKSIICPGYNAVLHIHTCIEEVEITALISLVDKKSGEKSKTRPRFVKQDQVCIARLRTAGTICLETFKDFPQMGRFTLRDEGKTIAIGKVLKLVPEKD from the coding sequence ATGGATccgggcagcagcagcagcgacTCGGCGCCCGACTGCTGGGACCAGGTGGACATGGAAGCCCCGGGTTCGGCCCCGAGCGGAGACCGAGCCTCCTCGGCGGTTGCCGAGGCCCAGCGGGAGCATCTCAGTTCGGCCTTCAGCCGTCAGCTCAACGTCAATGCCAAACCCTTCGTGCCTAACGTACACGCCGCGGAGTTCGTGCCGTCCTTTCTGCGGGGCTCGGCCCAGCCGCAGACCCCCCCGGCCGACATCACCAGCATCGATGAAACCTGCACCGGCGCGGGCGACCCTCAAGGTAAAAGGCTGGGACGGGGGGCACCTGTGGAACATTCCAAAGAGGAACAGTTAGTGTTGCATGAAGGTTCCAATTCAGCCGTTACCATGGAACTTTCAGAACCTGTTGTAGAAAATGGAGAGGTGGAGATGATCCTAGAAGAGTCATGGGAGCACAATAAAGAAGTAAGTGAAGCTGAGCCAGGGGGTAGTTCCTTGGGAGATTCAGGGCCCCCAGAAGAAAGTGGCCAGGAAAtgatggagaaagaggaaatgagaaaatctaAATCTGTGTTCGTGCCCTCAGGTGCTCCCAAAAAAGAACACGTAAATGTGGTATTCATTGGGCATGTAGATGCTGGAAAGTCAACCATTGGAGGACAAATAATGTTTTTGACAGGAATGGTTGACAAAAGGACACTTGAGAAATATGAGAgagaagctaaagaaaaaaacagagaaacttGGTATTTGTCCTGGGCCTTAGATACAAATCAGGAAGAACGAGACAAGGGTAAAACAGTAGAAGTGGGTCGTGCCtattttgaaacagaaaagaaacatttcaccATTTTAGATGCTCCTGGCCACAAGAGTTTTGTCCCAAATATGATTGGTGGTGCTTCTCAAGCTGATCTGGCTGTACTGGTAATCTCTGCCAGGAAAGGAGAATTTGAAACTGGATTTGAGAAAGGTGGACAGACAAGAGAACATGCGATGTTGGCAAAAACAGCAGGGGTAAAACATTTAGTAGTGCTTATTAATAAGATGGATGATCCCACAGTTAATTGGAGCAGCGAGAGATAtgaagaatgtaaagaaaaactGGTGCCCTTTTTGAAAAAAGTCGGCTTTAGTCCCAAAAAGGACATTCACTTTATGCCCTGCTCGGGGCTGACGGGGGCAAATATTAAAGAGCAATCAGATTTTTGCCCTTGGTACACTGGATTACCATTTATTCCATATTTGGATAATATGCCAAACTTCAACAGATCAATTGATGGACCAATTAGACTGCCAATTGTGGATAAGTACAAGGATATGGGCACTGTGGTCCTGGGAAAGCTGGAATCAGGATCCATTTTTAAGGGCCAGCAGCTTGTGATGATGCCAAACAAGCACAATGTGGAAGTTCTTGGAATTCTTTCTGATGATGCTGAAACTGATTATGTAGCCCCAGGTGAAAACCTTAAAATCAGACTGAAGGGAATTGAAGAAGAAGAGATTCTTCCAGGATTCATACTTTGTGACCCTAATAATCTGTGCCATTCTGGACGCACCTTTGATGTTCAGATAGTGATTATTGAGCACAAGTCCATCATCTGCCCAGGCTATAATGCGGTGCTGCACATTCATACTTGTATTGAGGAAGTTGAGATAACAGCCTTAATCTCCTTGGTAGACAAAAAGTCAGGAGAGAAAAGTAAGACACGGCCCCGCTTCGTGAAACAAGATCAAGTGTGCATTGCCCGTTTAAGGACAGCAGGGACTATCTGCCTTGAAACATTCAAAGATTTTCCTCAGATGGGTCGTTTTACTTTAAGAGATGAGGGTAAGACCATTGCAATTGGAAAAGTTCTGAAACTGGTCCCAGAGAAGGACTAA